The Mycolicibacterium aichiense region GTCACCCTCAACGACGTGTTCCTGCAGCCGGAGATCCCGCACGTCACATCCGCGTAGCCGCCAGAGAATCGATGCGGCGCAAGGCAATCGCACACACCGCGGTGTACGGCGCGGCCCACCACGGCACCTCGAACCAGACCCGGCACCCACCCGGCGCAGGATCGACGCCGTGAGCGGTGGCCGGCACGCCCACGACCGACCACGCCCAGCGTCGTCCCGCATCGAATTCCGTGACCGCGAACGGCACAGTGACACCACCGATGGCCCGCACCGTTCCGGTCGAGCCCGCCGACAGATACCTGCCCCCGGAATCGAGGGCGGCGCCACTGATCGACGGGCCCCACTGCGGCCACGCCTCCAGATCGGTCAGCACGGTCCAGACCGCGTCCGGCGGGGAGGCCACGTGGCGGTCCACGATCACCATCGGCAGCCGAATTCGCACTCCAAACCCCATGTCTGCCAACGCTACGCCGCATAGCGGGTCGGCCGTGGTCGCCGGCTGCATAGGATCAGGTCCCATGGAAGGCTCCGTGACAGTGCACATGGCCGCACCGGCCGACAAGATCTGGAATGTGATCGCCGACATCACCAGGACCGGTGAGTTCTCACCCGAAGTGTTCGAGTCCGAATGGCTCGACGGTGCCACCGGACCTGCGCTGGGCGCGAAATTCCGCGGGCACGTGCGGCGCAACGAGATCGGCCCGGTCTACTGGACAACATGCCGCGTCACCGCCTGCGAGCCGGGACGTGAATTCGGCTTCGCTGTCCTTGCCGGCGACAAGGCACTCAACAACTGGCATTACCGGCTGGACACACGCGGTGACGGCACCGACGTGACCGAATCCTTCTGGATGCCGAAATCGGCGCTCATCCGGGTGTTCGAGGTGTTCGGCGGATTTCTGCGGGTCCGACGAAACGAACGCGACATGCGCACCACGCTGGAACGGATCAAGAAGGTCGTCGAGAACGACTGAATCCTCGCCGCGGATGCCGGTCGGTTTGATACAACCGGTGCATGGGTCGGTGGTCACACGAAGAGATCGAGTCCGCGTTCGAGGAACACAAGCAGGTCGTCGTCGGTATCGCCGACAGCTGGGACTGGTCGCGGTTCGCCGACCAGTTCACCGAGGACGCCACCTATGTGGAGCACTCGTACGGCACATTCCGTGGTCGGGAAGCGATCCGCAGCTGGATCGTCAAGACCATGAACACTTTTCCCGGTACCGAGATGCCGTGGTTCCCGTCGACCTGGCACTCCATCGATGTGGACAAGGGCTGGGTGATCTGCGAATTCCAGAACCGGATGCGCGATCCCGGCGACGGCAGCATCCACGAGGAACCCAACATCTCGGTGCTCAAGTACGCCGGGGACGGGCTGTGGAGCTACGAGGAAGACGCCTACAACCCGATGAACTTCATGCCGATGGTCAAGGGCTACATCGAGACGTCCAAGAAGTTGGGAACCATCTCCGAGGATGCGGTCACCTTCGCCCGCAACATGGGGTGGGACCTGGCCTGAGGTCCCGTCGGCCGGCGCTCAGTCCGAGCTGCCCTCGGTGTCGTCGAAGAAGCTCCACTCGCCGTCGTGCTCGACCTCCATCCGCCAGCCCAGTTCAGAGTTGTCGGCGCGTGAGTCGACGAACCACGCGTGCGCGTCCTCGGCGCTCTCGATGTCTTTGGTGTCGACGACGTCGCCATGCGGGTTGATCACGCGGTAGGTTGCCATGCTTCATGCTTCCCCGCTGGGGCACAGTTCAATCGCCCGGATGCTTGAGACCTGCGCCGCACAACGGAATCACCACGTCGCCTGCTGCCAACAGATCGTTGATCCGCTGCCAGTCCGGCCCTGATCGGCCGGCTGCGCCGGCGGCCGCGGCGTAGCAGACCGCCGCCGTCGGCTCGACGAACAAGCCTTCGCCGCCCAGCGCACGACGCCCCGCCACGATCGCGTCGTCGTCGACGCTGACAATCACGCCGTCGGAGTCGCTCACCGCGGCCAGGATCTGCTCGGCCCGGGGCGGCGCGGTGATCGCGATGCCCTCGGCCACCGTGGACCCCAGCGCCGGGTCCCCGCCGTCCCACACCGCCGTCAGCGGTGCGCACCCGGCCGCCTGGACCGCGATCAGCGCCGGTATCCGGTCGGCCAGCCCGGCAGCGACCAACTCGGTGAAGGCCAGGTGACAACCGAGCAGCAGCGTCCCATTGCCGACCGGAACCAGCACCGCCGACGGCAGGCGGCGTCCGTTCTGCTGCCAGATCTCGTATCCATAGATCTTCACGCCGTGCATGAAATACGGGTGGTAGACGTGACTGGCGTAGAAGATGCCGGGGCGCTGGGCAACCCGTGCGGCCGCCGCGGCGGTGGCGGCGCGGTCCCCCGGCACCAGCGTCAGCGCGGCGCCGTGCGCCCGGATCTGGGCGAGCTTCTCCGGCGAGGTCGACGCCGGAACCAGCACCTGGCAGTCGATGCCGGCCCTGGCGAAATACGCCGCGGCCGCGGTTCCGGCATTGCCGCTGCTGTCGACGACGACCTCCCCGACTCCGAGCCGTTCGGCGAGCGCCGCCAGGACCACCGCACCACGGTCCTTGAAAGACAGAGTGGGACTGAGGAATTCGAGCTTGAAGCGGACGGAAGGCAACGTCTTCGACCGGATCATCGGGGTGTTGCCCTCACCCAGGGTGATCGAAGCGCCGACGGGTACCGGCAGCACCGAGTCACCGTCGGGCCGCCACGTCCCGATGACGTCGAACACCCCGCCACACGGGCATCGCCATACCAGCTCGGCGACGTCGAACTCCCGGCCGCACGAGCGGCATTGCAACGGCGGCAGATTCATGGCTCCACTCCCTTGCGTTCGTCGACGACGAACAAGATCAGCGTGACGGACAAAACGGCGGCCGGGATCCAGATCGCGTGCGCGTTCCAGGCGCGGGTGGCGAAGGCGCCGGCCACCGCGCCGCCGGTGAAGAACACCGTCAGCGCCGCATATGTGGTGAACGCCTGCCGCGCCGTCGCGTCGCGGTCCACGAAACCGGTGTAACCGCTTTCCACCAGACGCATCAGGTTGCCGGTCGTCGCCACCGGCAGATACACGAAATCGCCGACATTGCGGAACAACCCGATCTGCATGGCCGCAACGAATGAGATCGGCACCGTCACATAGCTGTGCGCCACCGTGGTCGGGACGAACCCGATGATGAACAGCACTATGGCCTGCAGCAGCATCGTCCAGCGCAGCGGATGCTTCAGGTATCTCTCGACCCGGCCCGACTTCAGATGCGAGGCCAGCGCCACACCGGCGAAGAACGCCAGAAGTGGCCACACATGCGCAAGTGCCGCGCTGACCTTGCCCTGACTGGTGTCCAGCGCGAACAGGATGACGTTGGCTGTCTGCACGTTCGCGAACACCCCGCCGCGGGCGAGGTAGGTGTAGGCGTCCAGGAAGCCGTTTGCCAGCGTGAGCAGCAGGCCGAAACGCAATGTCGTCGAGGTGCGCGTCATCGTGGGAGCCAGCTTGCCTGAATCGGGAAATGAACACGAGCGTGGGCCGCGGACTCTAATGTCGTCTCCCATGGGCATCGCCACACGAGTCAATGGCCAGCAGCCGCCCGAAATGGCGCTCGAGGACATCAATCTGGGCACCTTCGAGTTCTGGGGCATGGAC contains the following coding sequences:
- a CDS encoding SRPBCC family protein, whose product is MGFGVRIRLPMVIVDRHVASPPDAVWTVLTDLEAWPQWGPSISGAALDSGGRYLSAGSTGTVRAIGGVTVPFAVTEFDAGRRWAWSVVGVPATAHGVDPAPGGCRVWFEVPWWAAPYTAVCAIALRRIDSLAATRM
- a CDS encoding SRPBCC family protein is translated as MEGSVTVHMAAPADKIWNVIADITRTGEFSPEVFESEWLDGATGPALGAKFRGHVRRNEIGPVYWTTCRVTACEPGREFGFAVLAGDKALNNWHYRLDTRGDGTDVTESFWMPKSALIRVFEVFGGFLRVRRNERDMRTTLERIKKVVEND
- a CDS encoding nuclear transport factor 2 family protein, which codes for MGRWSHEEIESAFEEHKQVVVGIADSWDWSRFADQFTEDATYVEHSYGTFRGREAIRSWIVKTMNTFPGTEMPWFPSTWHSIDVDKGWVICEFQNRMRDPGDGSIHEEPNISVLKYAGDGLWSYEEDAYNPMNFMPMVKGYIETSKKLGTISEDAVTFARNMGWDLA
- a CDS encoding pyridoxal-phosphate dependent enzyme, encoding MNLPPLQCRSCGREFDVAELVWRCPCGGVFDVIGTWRPDGDSVLPVPVGASITLGEGNTPMIRSKTLPSVRFKLEFLSPTLSFKDRGAVVLAALAERLGVGEVVVDSSGNAGTAAAAYFARAGIDCQVLVPASTSPEKLAQIRAHGAALTLVPGDRAATAAAAARVAQRPGIFYASHVYHPYFMHGVKIYGYEIWQQNGRRLPSAVLVPVGNGTLLLGCHLAFTELVAAGLADRIPALIAVQAAGCAPLTAVWDGGDPALGSTVAEGIAITAPPRAEQILAAVSDSDGVIVSVDDDAIVAGRRALGGEGLFVEPTAAVCYAAAAGAAGRSGPDWQRINDLLAAGDVVIPLCGAGLKHPGD
- a CDS encoding YoaK family protein, with the translated sequence MTRTSTTLRFGLLLTLANGFLDAYTYLARGGVFANVQTANVILFALDTSQGKVSAALAHVWPLLAFFAGVALASHLKSGRVERYLKHPLRWTMLLQAIVLFIIGFVPTTVAHSYVTVPISFVAAMQIGLFRNVGDFVYLPVATTGNLMRLVESGYTGFVDRDATARQAFTTYAALTVFFTGGAVAGAFATRAWNAHAIWIPAAVLSVTLILFVVDERKGVEP